Proteins encoded by one window of Danaus plexippus chromosome Z, MEX_DaPlex, whole genome shotgun sequence:
- the LOC116777731 gene encoding exocyst complex component 8: MSDINMEKFAVPEFVPERYVKELTKSCVGGEELAQQKEKIKNLAEETASALKKNVYENYMQFIETATEISHLETEMYKLSHLLSDQRIVLTTLSQASILGNENTLSRESLDNHDLEGERAEEERKNKLTSISEKVESCMNLLDFPDRHLLHEGDLLEIDAEENTALQRMHVYLFNDCLMLTSWISNRRGPMRYKFQTSYPISTLAVVNVRDLGTVKQAFKVLAFPDTRVFQCNSIAIKKDWLDKFDVAKKMHIEKENLKQKKKDSMDKPKHESLESPSLSVEEIPSPQLTPLPDWVVDVTEELDVLIVERHFQKTYELMMAAQKTLNEEEFKNHPQKCEILKKIEQKQKVLTEILLKELDVNHNWSPRGGLRSSRPPVIILNKFNLTSQACELFLDICSHTVKAHVKGVQLEGSIYSYVKQVGEVFFCSLSDALTEFIVLFPKNKLSAFIVWASMQLRILMSQIIKQVFTPQCALDSVLECVQSLREQCTLFCEFGLDLRFQMNSCLRTPIIRALKEYKEKIIDSMKSKITDDKWTPVNMHTKAGMNKFLTQMENLGLILVRYVINETWVDLSSSTVWFVQSIITVQNVGLKIVTKDMMDVVDECIYSIFSSRLMYSSVNDVSYAHKNYKFILDTVLPLVLKNYKQEVGYDNEKLLELAKKYGVNIAPPKKSNITKYTSNEYL; this comes from the coding sequence ATGTCAGATATCAATATGGAGAAGTTTGCCGTACCAGAATTTGTGCCAGAAAGATATGTAAAAGAGTTAACAAAGTCATGTGTCGGAGGGGAGGAGCTGGCCCAGCAAAAGGAGAAAATTAAGAACTTAGCTGAAGAAACCGCAAGTGCCCTAAAGAAAAATGTCTACGAAAACTATATGCAGTTTATTGAAACGGCCACCGAAATATCTCACTTAGAAACTGAAATGTACAAGCTCTCGCATTTGTTAAGTGATCAACGAATTGTTCTTACGACTTTATCTCAGGCCTCAATTCTAGGAAATGAGAATACTCTATCTCGCGAATCACTCGACAATCATGACCTCGAAGGTGAAAGAGCGGAAGAAGAACGTAAGAATAAACTTACATCAATCTCAGAAAAGGTTGAAAGTTGTATGAACCTCCTAGATTTCCCTGACAGACATCTATTACATGAAGGTGATTTACTGGAGATAGACGCTGAGGAGAATACTGCCTTGCAAAGAATGCATGTCTATTTGTTTAATGACTGTTTAATGCTCACATCTTGGATTTCAAATCGTCGTGGACCCATGAGATACAAGTTTCAGACTAGTTACCCCATCAGCACTCTAGCTGTAGTTAATGTACGTGATTTAGGTACAGTTAAACAGGCATTTAAAGTTTTAGCTTTTCCTGACACAAGAGTTTTTCAATGTAACAGTATAGCAATAAAAAAGGACTGGCTTGATAAGTTCGATGTAGCCAAAAAGATGCACATCGAAAAAGAAAATCTAAAACAGAAGAAAAAAGATTCTATGGATAAACCTAAGCATGAATCTTTAGAGTCGCCAAGTCTTTCTGTGGAAGAGATACCATCACCACAATTGACTCCACTCCCAGACTGGGTGGTTGATGTTACTGAAGAGCTTGATGTATTAATTGTGGAAAGACATTTCCAAAAAACTTACGAGTTAATGATGGCTGCCCAGAAGACATTGAATGAGGAGGAATTTAAAAACCATCCACAAAAGTGTGAAATATTGAAGAAGATTGAGCAGAAGCAGAAAGTGTTGACTGAAATACTACTTAAGGAACTTGATGTCAATCATAATTGGAGTCCAAGGGGAGGCCTGAGGTCGTCTCGGCCTCCTGTTATTATACTGAATAAGTTCAATTTGACTAGTCAAGCCTGTGAACTTTTCCTGGATATATGTAGTCATACAGTTAAAGCACATGTGAAAGGAGTCCAGCTAGAGGGTTCCATATACAGTTATGTTAAACAAGTGGGGGAAGTCTTTTTCTGCTCACTGAGCGATGCCTTAACAGAATTTATTGTACTATTTcctaaaaataagttaagCGCTTTCATAGTTTGGGCTAGCATGCAACTTAGAATACTAATGagtcaaattataaaacaagtatTTACACCGCAGTGTGCATTAGATTCGGTCTTAGAATGTGTACAAAGTTTGAGGGAGCAATGCACTTTATTCTGTGAATTTGGCTTAGATTTAAGATTTCAAATGAATAGCTGTTTACGGACACCAATTATAAGGGCACTGAAAGAGTATaaggaaaaaattattgattccATGAAGTCTAAAATAACCGATGACAAATGGACACCAGTAAACATGCATACAAAGGCTGGtatgaataagtttttaaCGCAAATGGAAAATTTGGGCCTTATCTTAGTTAGGTACGTCATAAACGAAACGTGGGTGGACTTATCGAGTAGCACTGTATGGTTCGTGCAGTCGATCATAACAGTGCAGAACGTCGGATTGAAAATCGTCACGAAAGATATGATGGACGTCGTTGACGAgtgtatatattcaatatttagcTCTAGACTTATGTATTCTTCAGTGAACGACGTCAGTTACgctcataaaaattacaaattcattctGGATACGGTCCTGCCGCTCgtattgaaaaattacaaacaggaAGTCGGTTACGATAACGAGAAATTATTAGAACTAGCAAAGAAATACGGTGTAAACATCGCGCCTCCAAAGAAATCTAACATCACAAAATACACTAGCAATGAGTATTTATGA